The Streptomyces nigra genome includes the window TTTCTCGGTAGGCTTTTACCGACACAGCGTCGGCAAACCTCTTGACTTAGGTTAGCCTAACCTCAGAGGATGCCCCCATGGACCCCTTCTCCACCGTCATCCGCACCGCGTCCCACGAGCAGCACATGGAGGCCGAGGCCTCGACGTTCATGAGCGATCTGCTCGGCGGCAGGCTCGGTGTGGACGCGTACGCGCGGTACACGGAGCAGTTGTGGTTCGTCTACGAGGCACTGGAGAGCGACGCCGGACGGCTCACGGCGGACCCGGTGGCCGGCCCCTTCGTCCGGCCGGAGCTGTTCCGGCTGGCGGCCCTGGAGCGGGACCTGGCGCATCTGCGGGGCCCGCAGTGGCGGGCGGGCCTCACCGCGCTCCCGGCGACGCGGGCGTACGCGGACCGGGTGCGGTCCTGTGCGCGGGAGTGGCCGGGCGGCTTTCTCGCCCACCACTACACCCGCTACCTCGGCGACCTCTCCGGCGGGCAGATCATCCGGGACCGGGCGGAGCGGACCTGGGGCTTCGAGCGCAAGGGCGACGGGGTCCGGTTCTACGTCTTCGAGGGCATCTCGAACCCGGCCGCGTTCAAGCGGGAGTACCGGGCGCTGCTGGACGGCGTCCCGGCGGACGACCTGGAGAAGCAGCGGATCGTCGCCGAGTGCAAGAAGGCGTTCGCGCTGAACACCGCGATGTTCCAGGCGCTCGGCGAGGAGTTCCCGCTGAGCGCCTGAGGCGGGTCAGCGTTCCAGGACGACCCTGCCGCCCAGCTCGATCCAGTCCCCCGGCTGGGGTGCGGTCAGCAGCTGGGAGCCGGCGCCCTGGGTGATGTTGAGGGCGCGGCCCAGGCGATGGGTGAGCTGCATCGCCGCCGCGCCCGTCGCCTCGTCCTCGTCGATGCCGTCGCCCCGGCCGGGAAAGCCGCGGGCGCGGATCCGTCCGGCGGCCTCGTCCTCCCAGGCCCAGGCGTAGATCCACTCCCCCGGCGGCGGCACCTCCAGGTCGTCGACCTCGGCGGCGGAGGCGTACTGCCGCAGTGTGCGCGGCGGCGCCCATTCGGGGCGGGCCTCGATCCAGCAGAACTCGCCGTCGATCCTGGTGCCCACGACCCCGGCGGGCGTGACCAGTTCGGGCACGTCCAGCAGCCAGGCGGCCCCGACGCAGGGGTAGCCGGCGAAGGGCAGCCGGGTGGACGGCGTGTAGATGTCGACGACCCCGCGCTCGGGGTCGTCCACGAACACGGTCTCGCTGAACCCCAGCTTCGCGGCCAGGGCCTGCCGGTCCCGGCCGTCCGGAATCACCGAGCCGTCGCGCACGACGCCGAGTTCGTTGCCGTATCCGCCGCGGGGTCCGCAGAACACGCGGAGGACGTCGTAGTCAGTCACGGGGAAATTGAAGCACCGCCGCGCGAGCGGGACGCCGGGCGCCTCCAGGTCCCGGGGTCACGGCCGGCCGGTCGACATGTTGTCGCCCCCTCGAACAGGAGCCGTCCTGCTCATGCCGCATCCGAACCTTTGACTTTCCTTTGACCTCTCCATGGGGACGATTTTGGCCACTTAGGCGATCCTTAGGTCCGTTAGGTGAGCCTCACCTTGCTGGGCTGTGAGGCACGTCATGCGTCCTTTCCGGCCACCCTTTTTTGGAGCCTTCATGCGACCCGCCAGACTCTCCGCCGTCGCCGCCGCCACGACCGTGGCCGCACTGACCGCCGTCACCGGGTGCACCGAGAAAGGCAGTTCCGCCGGCTCCGACCGGGTCGTGCGGGTGACCGCGACGGACGACAAGTGCGAGGTGTCGAAGAAGGAGTTCCCGGCCGGGCACATCGAGCTCGCCGTGGAGAACAAGGGCTCGAAGGTCACCGAGGTCTACATCCTCTTCCCGGACGACCGCATCGTCACCGAGCGCGAGAACATAGGCCCCGGCACCAAGCAGACCGTCACCGCCGAGGTGAAGGCCGGCGACTACACCATCGCGTGCAAGCCCGGTATGAAGGGCGACGGCATCCGGCAGTCCGTCAAGGTCACCGGCGGTTCGACCGCCAAGCGCGACCCGCGTCTGGACAAGGCCGTGGCCGCCTACCGCGAGTACGTCCAGCAGCAGGCCGACGAGACGCTGCCGCTCGCCGAGAAGTTCGCCGCGGCCGTGAAGGCCGGGGACGTCGAGGCCGCCAAGAAGGCGTACGCCCCGTCCCGGATCGGCTGGGAGCGCACCGAGCCGGTCGCCGAGTCGTTCGGCGACATCGACCCGAAGGTCGACGTCCGCGAGGACGGCCTGGAGGACGGCCGGGACCCGGCCACCGACTGGACCGGCTGGCACCGCCTGGAGAAGGCGCTGTGGAAGGACAAGAAGATCGGCGACCGGGAGAAGGAGCTGGCCGGGCAGCTGATCACCGACCTGAAGGACTGGCAGAGCCGGGTCGGCAAGGCCGAGATCACCCCGACCTCCATGGCCAACGGCGCCAAGGAGCTCCTCGACGAGGTCGCCACCGGCAAGGTCACCGGCGAGGAGGAGCGCTACTCGCACACCGACCTGGTCGACTTCAAGGCCAACGTGGAGGGCGCGCAGAAGGCGTACGAGCTGCTGAAGCCGGTCGCCCAGGCCAACGAGCCGGCGCTGGCCACCGAGCTGGACCGGCAGTTCGCCGAGCTCAACGCCCGGCTGGACAAGTTCCGGGCCGACAAGGAGTCGTACGAGTTCACCTCCTACGACAAGGTCGGCGACGCCGACCGCAAGCAGCTCTCGGACGGGGTCAACGCCCTGGCGGAGCCGCTGTCCAAGCTCGCCGCCGCCGTCGTCGTCAAGTAGGGGCGCCGTCATGACGGAACAGTCCGAGAACAACACCCCTTCCCGGCGTGCGCTGCTCGGCTGGGGCGGCGCCGGGCTCGCGCTCGGTGCCGTCGCGGCCGGCGGGGCCGTCGCCGCGGCCCGCGCCGGCGACGACGCCGAGCCGGCCGGCACCGACACCGGTGCCGCGATCCCGTTCCACGGGGAGCGGCAGGCCGGTATCGCCACCCCGGTCCAGGACCGGCTGCACTTCGCCGCGTTCGACGTCCGCACCGAGGACCGGGACGCGCTCGTCCAGATGCTGAAGGACTGGACGGAGGCCGCGCGCCGGATGACCGCCGGGCAGGCCGTCGGCGACGGCGCGTACGGCGGTCTCGCCGAGGCCCCGCCGGACGACACCGGTGAGGCGCTCGGGCTGAAGCCGTCCCGGCTCACCCTGACGATCGGCTTCGGGCCTTCCTTCTTCGACAAGTTCGGGGACCGGTTCGGCATCGCGGACGCGCGCCCCGAAGCCCTCACCGAACTGCCGAGGTTCGCGGGCGACAACCTGGACCGCGACCGCAGCGGCGGTGACCTCTGCGTCCAGGCGTGCGCGGACGACCCGCAGGTCGCCGTGCACGCCATCCGCAACCTGGCCCGTATCGGGTTCGGCAAGGTCGTGGTGCGCTGGTCGCAGCTCGGCTTCGGCAAGACCTCGTCGACGACGCCCGACGCGCAGACCCCGCGCAACCTGTTCGGCTTCAAGGACGGCACCCGCAACATCTCGGGCACCGAGACCGACCGCCTGGACCAGCACGTGTGGGTCGGCGAGAAGGACGGACCCGCCTGGATGACCGGCGGCTCCTACCTCGTCGCGCGGCGCATCCGCATGCACATCGAGACCTGGGACCGCACCCCGCTGCAGGAGCAGGAGGACATCTTCGGCCGGAGCAAGGGCGAGGGCGCCCCTGTCGGCAAGGCAAAGGAGCGCGACAAGCCGTTCCTGAAGGCGATGCTCCCCGACGCGCACGTACGGCTCGCGCACCCCGACTCCAACGGCGGGGCGACGATCCTGCGCCGCGGCTACTCCTTCACGGACGGCACCGACGGCCTCGGCCGCCTGGACGCGGGCCTGTTCTTCCTGGCCTACCAGCGCGACCCGCGCACCGGGTTCGTCCGGATCCAGCGCAACCTGGCGAAGGACGCGCTCAACGAGTACATCCAGCACGTGGGTTCGGCGCTGTTCGCGGTCCCGCCCGGCGTCCGCGACAAGGACGACTGGTGGGGCAGCACGCTGTTCGGCAAGGAGGCGTGAGGTGTTCTCCAACTATCTGATCGGGCTGCGCGAGGGGCTGGAGGCCAGCCTCGTCGTCTGCATCCTCATCGCCTACCTGGTGAAGACGGACCGCCGGGACGCCCTGCGGCCCATCTGGGCCGGCATCGGTGTCGCGGTCGCCCTCGCGCTGGGCTTCGGCTGTGCCCTCGAATTCGGCTCGCAGGAGCTGACGTTCGAGGCACAGGAGGCCCTCGGCGGCTCCCTGTCGATCCTCGCGGTCTGCCTGGTGACCTGGATGGTCTTCTGGATGCGGCGCACCGCCCGGCATCTGCGGAGCGAACTGCACGGCAAGCTGGACGCGGCCCTGCGGATGGGCACCGGCGCGCTGGTCGCCACCGCCTTCCTCGCCGTCGGCCGGGAGGGCCTGGAGACGGCCCTGTTCGTGTGGGCGTCGGTGCGGGCGGCCGGGGACGGCACCCCGCGCCCGCTGGTCGGCGTCGCGCTCGGCATCGCCACGGCGGTCGTGCTGGGCTGGCTGTTCTACCGCGGGGCCCTGCGCATCAACCTGTCGAAGTTCTTCACCTGGACCGGCGGCATGCTGGTCGTCGTCGCGGCCGGTGTGCTGGCGTACGGGATGCACGACCTGCAGGAGGCGCGCTGGCTGCCGGGCCTGAGCGACAAGGCGTTCGACGTCAGCGACACCGTCGATCCGGCGAGCTGGTACGGCACCCTGCTGAAGGGTGTGTTCAACTTCCAGCCCGATCCGACCGTGCTCCAGGTCACGGTGTGGCTGCTGTACCTGATCCCGACGCTCGCGCTGTTCCTCGCCCCGGTAGGGTTCGCCTCCGGGAAGGGGAAGGTGAAGGAACCGGATGAGCAGGGATCGCGGCCCTCGAAGGCTCCGCAGGCTTGACCGGAGCGCGCTGATTGCGGCCTCGTTGACCGCTTTGTCGTTGACGGCGAGCGGATGTGTGGTGGTGCACGGGGAGAAGGAGGTCCTTCCCTCGGCCACCAAGGCGGAGGCCGCGAAGGCACTGAAGGAGTTCACCACCGCGTACAACGCGGCCGACAAGGCCTACGACAGCGCTCTGGACGAGGGCCGGGTCACGGGTGCCCTGGGGGCCATCGACGCGGCCCGGCTGAAGGCGGGCCGGGCGACGAGCCCCGGCGGCAACCCGGCGCACAGCCCGCTGGAGCTGTCGGACACCAAGTTCGCCATTCCCAAGAAGGCGGGCTGGCCCCGCTGGTTCGTCGCCGACGCGGCCGCCAACAAGGGCGGGCAGGCCCGCTGGGTCTTCGTGTTCACCCGGCACGACCTGGACCAGCCGTGGAAGGCCGCCTATCTGACGCTGATGGCGCCCCGGGACGTTCCCGAGTTCAAGACGGACGAGGACGGGTTCGCCGAGGCCGTCCCGGCGGACTCGAAGCAACTGGCCATACCGCCCGGCGATCTGAGCGACCGCTATGTGTCCTATCTGAAGGACGGCGGGACCGCCTTCGCGGACGGCGGGCAGACCAGCCGGTGGCGCGCCCTGCGCAAGAAGCAGGCCGAACGCCCGGGTCTGGTCCGGCAGTTCATCGACGAGCCGCTGACGAACGGCGACTTCGCCCCGCTGGCGCTGCGTACGGCCGACGGTGACGCGCTGGCGTTCTTCGCCTCACGGCACTTCGAGAAGCAGACGGCGGCGCCGGGCGCGTCCGTGCCGGTGCCGAGCAAGTCGGTGGAGGCCCTGACGGAGGGCGAGATCAAGCAGTCGCTGACGCTGGAGTTCGTCTCCAACGAGGTGGCGCTGGTCCCGAAGGGCTCGGGCAAGGTGGACGTCCTCGGCCGGATCCAGGGGATGACGGCCGCGAAGGGCGAGTAGCCCCGCCGCAGGACGCGGAGTCAGCGGCGCAGGGGCCAGGACGCGGAGACGTGGTCGGGCTCCTCGCCCACATGGCGGGCGGTGGCGTCGGTGAGGACCTCGAGGATGCTGAGCGGGTCGGGCAGCGGATGCTCCGGCCCGCGGACCCAGTGCACGGACTGGCCCTCGCCGGGCAGCCGGGACGGCGGCATCAGGACGTAGGAGCCGCGGCAGTGCCAGCGCAGGCCGGGGTGCTCGTCCATGGTCTCGGGGTGGCAGTCCAGCTCGCAGGGCCACCACTCGTCCTCGTCCTCGGGGGTGCCCCGGGTGAGGGTGAAGAACAGCAGCCGTCCGTCGTCGCTCTCGGCGACCGGCCCGACCTCGATACCGGCGGCGAGGAGCCGCTCCAGCGCCTCACGGCCGGGCTCCACGGGGACGTCCAGGACGTCGTGGACCATGCCGGTCGCGGTGATGAAGTTGGCCTGCGGATGGTGGCGGGCCCAGCGCTCGATCTGGCCGCGGTCGGTGGTGGACTGCGTCTGCCAGGCGAAGGACACCGGGTGCCGGGCGGGGGTGGGACAGCCGACGCGGTCGCAGGAGCAGCGGTATCCGGCCGGGTGCGCGGCGGGCGCGAGGGGCAGTCCCGCCGCCGCGGCGGCGAGCAGCAGGGCCTCCCGGCCGCCGTCGCCGGCGGTGTCCTTCGGGCGGCGTCCCCGCAGCCACTGGGAGATTCTGCCCTGGAGGCCGGACCGGCCGCCCAACTCCGCGCTCATCTATCCCCTCGCCTCGCTGTCGTGCGGAACAGCATGCCCTATGGTCCCACCCTCGTGCGCTCCGGGGGGCCGTAGCGGACAACCGTGCCAGGTGGGGCGAGCCGTGCACAACGCCGTGATCAGGGGTAATGGGGTCGCGGATGCGTTTTTCGTCACGCCTGGGGGCGGGGGGCGAGGCCGTACAGCGCGTAGTCGACCAGGGTGTCGGTGTAGTCGTGGGAGATCGGCCCGGTGTACTGCAGCCAGCGCTGGGCGAGTGGGGAGACGAACAGCTCCAGGGCGATGCGCGGGTCGATGTCGGGGCGGACCTGGCCGGCCTTCTGGGCGGAGCGCAGCCGCTCGACGTAGAGCTGGAGCGAGGGTTCCAGCAGCTTGGCCACGTACTGGCGGCCGAGCTCCTCGTTGACCAGACCCTCGGCGGCGAGGGCACGGGAGGGCGCGTCGAAGGCGGGGTCCTGGAGCTCGTCGACGGTGGCACGCAGGACCGCCTTCAGATCGGCCGCGAGGTCGCCGGTGTCGGGGATGGAGTACGGCTGCTCCCCGGCCTCCCGCGCGGAGCGCTCGGCGAGATCGAGGAACGCCTCCATCAGCACGTCGGCCTTGGAGGGCCACCAGCGGTAGATCGTCTGCTTGCCGACGCCGGCCCGGGCGGCGATGCCCTCGATGGTGGTGCGGGGGTAGCCGACCTCGACGACCAGGGCGAGGGCGGCGTCGTAGATGGCGCGCCGGGAGCGCTCGCTGCGGCGGCCGGCGTTGGGTGCGGGCGGGGCTGATTCGCGTGCTGCCATGGCTCGAACTTATCAGTTGACAAGACGCTGCGTCTCGCCAGATGCTGGAGCGGTCGAAAAGCGAGACGATACGTCTCGTTCGCTACCACTGGACGTCAGTCGTCAGTGATCGGTCATCACGAAGGGAGCCTCGCCATGACTCGAGGCGGAGCCGGAAACATGCTGGGCGTCGGCGGGGCCCGTCGCCACCTGGGCCGTACGGCGCTGCGCGGCGGCGCCCGCGGCGACCGTGTCGGCGGCGGGACGGACCCGGTGGCGCAGAAGCGGGAGCTGCTGCGCAGGTTGCAGGAGAGGCGGGCCGAGGAGGCCCGGACGGAAGAGTCCTCCTAGGAGGCCCGTACGGAGGGGACCTTCTAGGAGGTCCCCTCCTCGGGGGGCGGCGGCCAGGCGTCGCCCCAGTCCGTGTCGCGGGCCGCCCGGTAGAGGTCGCCGTGGCGCTTGGTGACCGTCGTCCGGCGCAGCCCCGGCTCGGTCTCGCACAGGTCGAGCAGCACCTGCCCCTTGCGGATCTGGGGCTTGCGCACGACCCGGGCGGGGGCCGGGGCGGCCGGCAGCCGGGTGGCGGCGACGTAGCTGAACTTCTCGTCCTCGTAGGCGAGGGAGCCGCCCTTGATCTGGCGGTGCAGCGAGGAGCGGCTGACCCGCGCGGAGAAGTGGCACCAGTCCGTGCCGGGCACGATGGGACAGGCGGCGCTGTGCGGGCAGGGCGCGGCGATCCGGAACCCGGCGCCGATGAGGCGGTCCCGGGCCTCGATGATCCGGGCGTAGCCGTCGGGGGTGCCGGGTTCGACGATCACGACCGTCCGGGCGGCGCCCGCCACGGTGTCGACGAGGGTGCCGCGGTCGGCGGCGGTGAGCTCGTTGAGGACGTAGGAGACGGTGACGAGGTCGGCGGCGTCGAGGCTGAGCGCGGCGCCGATCCGGGCGCGCTGCCAGCGGGTGCCGCGCAGCGCGGGAGCGGCCTCGGCGATCTCCCGACCGACGGCCAGGGCGGGCTCGGCCCAGTCCAGGACGGTGACCTCGCGCGGGCCGGGCCAGGTGGCGCCGACCGCCCAGGTCGCCGCTCCGGTGCCGCCGCCGACGTCGAGGTGCCGGTCCGGAGCCCAGCCGGGGACCGTACGCGCGAACGCCTCCAGGGCCGCGCGGACGGCCGCGTAGGTGGCGGGCATCCGGTACGCGGCGTAGGCGGCCACGTCGGCGCGGTCGCGCAGGATCGGGCTGTCGGTGGGGGTGGCGCCCCGGTACGTGGCGATCAGCCGGTCGACGGCCTGCGCGGCCCGGCGCGGCGGGAGCCCGTCGAGCAGGGCGGCCAGGGCGGCGCGCAGGGTCTCGGCGGACGGGGAGACGGGGGCGTTCACCCGGAGATTCTACGAGGCCGCGAAGGGCCTCCTCACCGGCCCCGCAGTGCCCGGGCCACCCGGGTGCCCGCCGCCGCCCTCGGACCGCTGTCGGGGCGCCGGCGGCGCGGGTGGACGGTGTTGGCCAGCAGGATCAGGAAGGTGTCCCGGGCCGGGTCGATCACCAGCGACGTGCCCGTGAATCCGGTGTGGCCGGCCGCGCCCCGCCCTGCCAGCTCCCCCATGAACCACGGCTGGTCGACCGCGAAGCCCAGGCCGGGCGGCGTCAGCAGCAGCTCCACGAAGTCCGGGCCGAGGATGCGGGCGGGTCCGTAGGCGCCGCCGGACAGCAGGGCGCGGCAGAAGACGGCGAGGTCGCGGCCGGTGGAGAACAGTCCGGCGTGCCCGGCGACCCCGCCCAGCGCCCAGGCGTTCTCGTCGTGGACGACGCCCCGCAGCATCCCCCGGTCCGCCTTCGCCCAGGGCCGCCGCTGGTCCTCGGTCGCGGCGGCGCCCGGGCAGGGGCCGAACCGGGTCGCGGTCATACCCAGCGGGCGGGTGATGCCGTCGTGGATCAGGACGTCGAGCGGGCGGCCCGTGATGCGTTCCAGGACGTGCTGGAGCAGCAGCATGTTGAGGTCGGAGTAGCAGTACGTGCCGGGCACCCCGATGGGTGCCTCGGCGCGCAGCCGGTCCAGCCGCTCGGCGTCGTCCGCGCAGTCGTACAGCGGCAGTTCGGGGCGGAGCCCGGAGGTGTGCGTGAGCAGTTGCCGCACGGTGATGTCGTGCCGTGCGGCGGCCCGGAAGTCCGGCAGATACGCGCCGACGCGCGCGTCGATGCCGAGGGTGCCGCGCTCGATCTGCTGCACGGCGGCCACCGAGGTGAACAGCTTGGTGAGGGAGGCCAGGTCGAACGGGGTGGCCGTGGTCATCGGCACCCGGGCCCCGGGCGGCAGTTCCACGCCCGCGTCGGTGCGCTCGTCGTAGGCGGCGTGGCGCACGGCCCAGCCGGCCGCCTCCTCGACGGCCAGGTAGGGGCCCCGCCCGACGACGAGGACCGTCCCGGCGGCCCAGGGGCGCGGGCCGGCGGTGAGGTCGCGGACCTCGCTGACGAGCTGTCGGATCTCCTCGGGGTCGAGACCGGCCCTCTCCGGTGCGTCCCCGCGCAGTCTCGGCGCGCTCAGCTGTCCTCCCCCGTGCTCGCGGCCGCGCCGGACGCGGGCGAAGCCCCGTCCCGTACGCCCGGACCTGGTGTCCTCCAGGGACGGCACATTCCCATGAAGCAGGCCAGCGCCACCAGGCCCGCGGCCAGTTGGACGACGGCCATCGGGACGGCGGTGTCCTCCCCGGCGACGCCCACCAGGGGTGAGGCGATGGCGCCGATGAGGAAGGAGGTGGTGCCGAGCAGCGCGGAGGCGGACCCGGCGGAGCGCTTGGTGCGCTGCAGGGCCTGCGCCTGGGTGTTGGGCAGCGTCACACCCATCGCGGACATCAGCACGAACAGCGCGGCGGCCACGGGTGCGAGGCCGGTCTCGCCGAAGACGCCCAGGGACATCAGCAGCAGCGCGCCGGCGGCGAGGACGACGACCACGAGGCCGATGCCGAGCACCCGGTCGAGGCTGACCCGGCCCACGAGCACCTTGCCATTGAGCTGGCCGACGGCGACCAGGCCGATGGAGTTGAGGCCGAACAGCAGACTGAACGTCTGCGGCGAGGCGCCGTAGATCTCCTGGATCACGAAGGGCGAGGCGGCGATGTAG containing:
- a CDS encoding DUF6243 family protein; protein product: MTRGGAGNMLGVGGARRHLGRTALRGGARGDRVGGGTDPVAQKRELLRRLQERRAEEARTEESS
- a CDS encoding serine hydrolase domain-containing protein gives rise to the protein MRGDAPERAGLDPEEIRQLVSEVRDLTAGPRPWAAGTVLVVGRGPYLAVEEAAGWAVRHAAYDERTDAGVELPPGARVPMTTATPFDLASLTKLFTSVAAVQQIERGTLGIDARVGAYLPDFRAAARHDITVRQLLTHTSGLRPELPLYDCADDAERLDRLRAEAPIGVPGTYCYSDLNMLLLQHVLERITGRPLDVLIHDGITRPLGMTATRFGPCPGAAATEDQRRPWAKADRGMLRGVVHDENAWALGGVAGHAGLFSTGRDLAVFCRALLSGGAYGPARILGPDFVELLLTPPGLGFAVDQPWFMGELAGRGAAGHTGFTGTSLVIDPARDTFLILLANTVHPRRRRPDSGPRAAAGTRVARALRGR
- the efeU gene encoding iron uptake transporter permease EfeU, yielding MFSNYLIGLREGLEASLVVCILIAYLVKTDRRDALRPIWAGIGVAVALALGFGCALEFGSQELTFEAQEALGGSLSILAVCLVTWMVFWMRRTARHLRSELHGKLDAALRMGTGALVATAFLAVGREGLETALFVWASVRAAGDGTPRPLVGVALGIATAVVLGWLFYRGALRINLSKFFTWTGGMLVVVAAGVLAYGMHDLQEARWLPGLSDKAFDVSDTVDPASWYGTLLKGVFNFQPDPTVLQVTVWLLYLIPTLALFLAPVGFASGKGKVKEPDEQGSRPSKAPQA
- the efeO gene encoding iron uptake system protein EfeO yields the protein MRPARLSAVAAATTVAALTAVTGCTEKGSSAGSDRVVRVTATDDKCEVSKKEFPAGHIELAVENKGSKVTEVYILFPDDRIVTERENIGPGTKQTVTAEVKAGDYTIACKPGMKGDGIRQSVKVTGGSTAKRDPRLDKAVAAYREYVQQQADETLPLAEKFAAAVKAGDVEAAKKAYAPSRIGWERTEPVAESFGDIDPKVDVREDGLEDGRDPATDWTGWHRLEKALWKDKKIGDREKELAGQLITDLKDWQSRVGKAEITPTSMANGAKELLDEVATGKVTGEEERYSHTDLVDFKANVEGAQKAYELLKPVAQANEPALATELDRQFAELNARLDKFRADKESYEFTSYDKVGDADRKQLSDGVNALAEPLSKLAAAVVVK
- the efeB gene encoding iron uptake transporter deferrochelatase/peroxidase subunit is translated as MTEQSENNTPSRRALLGWGGAGLALGAVAAGGAVAAARAGDDAEPAGTDTGAAIPFHGERQAGIATPVQDRLHFAAFDVRTEDRDALVQMLKDWTEAARRMTAGQAVGDGAYGGLAEAPPDDTGEALGLKPSRLTLTIGFGPSFFDKFGDRFGIADARPEALTELPRFAGDNLDRDRSGGDLCVQACADDPQVAVHAIRNLARIGFGKVVVRWSQLGFGKTSSTTPDAQTPRNLFGFKDGTRNISGTETDRLDQHVWVGEKDGPAWMTGGSYLVARRIRMHIETWDRTPLQEQEDIFGRSKGEGAPVGKAKERDKPFLKAMLPDAHVRLAHPDSNGGATILRRGYSFTDGTDGLGRLDAGLFFLAYQRDPRTGFVRIQRNLAKDALNEYIQHVGSALFAVPPGVRDKDDWWGSTLFGKEA
- a CDS encoding heme oxygenase (biliverdin-producing) yields the protein MDPFSTVIRTASHEQHMEAEASTFMSDLLGGRLGVDAYARYTEQLWFVYEALESDAGRLTADPVAGPFVRPELFRLAALERDLAHLRGPQWRAGLTALPATRAYADRVRSCAREWPGGFLAHHYTRYLGDLSGGQIIRDRAERTWGFERKGDGVRFYVFEGISNPAAFKREYRALLDGVPADDLEKQRIVAECKKAFALNTAMFQALGEEFPLSA
- a CDS encoding bifunctional DNA primase/polymerase; protein product: MSAELGGRSGLQGRISQWLRGRRPKDTAGDGGREALLLAAAAAGLPLAPAAHPAGYRCSCDRVGCPTPARHPVSFAWQTQSTTDRGQIERWARHHPQANFITATGMVHDVLDVPVEPGREALERLLAAGIEVGPVAESDDGRLLFFTLTRGTPEDEDEWWPCELDCHPETMDEHPGLRWHCRGSYVLMPPSRLPGEGQSVHWVRGPEHPLPDPLSILEVLTDATARHVGEEPDHVSASWPLRR
- a CDS encoding PhzF family phenazine biosynthesis protein, with translation MTDYDVLRVFCGPRGGYGNELGVVRDGSVIPDGRDRQALAAKLGFSETVFVDDPERGVVDIYTPSTRLPFAGYPCVGAAWLLDVPELVTPAGVVGTRIDGEFCWIEARPEWAPPRTLRQYASAAEVDDLEVPPPGEWIYAWAWEDEAAGRIRARGFPGRGDGIDEDEATGAAAMQLTHRLGRALNITQGAGSQLLTAPQPGDWIELGGRVVLER
- a CDS encoding small ribosomal subunit Rsm22 family protein, whose protein sequence is MNAPVSPSAETLRAALAALLDGLPPRRAAQAVDRLIATYRGATPTDSPILRDRADVAAYAAYRMPATYAAVRAALEAFARTVPGWAPDRHLDVGGGTGAATWAVGATWPGPREVTVLDWAEPALAVGREIAEAAPALRGTRWQRARIGAALSLDAADLVTVSYVLNELTAADRGTLVDTVAGAARTVVIVEPGTPDGYARIIEARDRLIGAGFRIAAPCPHSAACPIVPGTDWCHFSARVSRSSLHRQIKGGSLAYEDEKFSYVAATRLPAAPAPARVVRKPQIRKGQVLLDLCETEPGLRRTTVTKRHGDLYRAARDTDWGDAWPPPPEEGTS
- a CDS encoding TetR/AcrR family transcriptional regulator, with protein sequence MAARESAPPAPNAGRRSERSRRAIYDAALALVVEVGYPRTTIEGIAARAGVGKQTIYRWWPSKADVLMEAFLDLAERSAREAGEQPYSIPDTGDLAADLKAVLRATVDELQDPAFDAPSRALAAEGLVNEELGRQYVAKLLEPSLQLYVERLRSAQKAGQVRPDIDPRIALELFVSPLAQRWLQYTGPISHDYTDTLVDYALYGLAPRPQA